In Sorghum bicolor cultivar BTx623 chromosome 10, Sorghum_bicolor_NCBIv3, whole genome shotgun sequence, one genomic interval encodes:
- the LOC8061985 gene encoding pollen-specific protein SF21 gives MPRWGSKQAAAGASWREEEGVVVGETGGGRRGRGSESRGHASLTAKPVRSAAAAAAGMGDSGGSVVSVDVERISFGGKEHHIQTNHGSVSVAIHGDHDKPALITYPDIALNHMSCFQGLLFCPEAASLLLHNFCIYHISPPGHELGAAPILSSTPVASVDDLADQIADVLDFFGLDSVMCLGVTAGAYILTLFATKYRERVLGLILVSPLCKAPSWSEWFYNKVMSNLLYYYGMCNVVKDILLQRYFGKGVRGGSTEPESDIVQACRSFLDQRQCMNVWRFIQTINERKDLTENLKQLQCRTLIFVGENSQFHAEAVHMTAKLDRRYSALVEVQACGSVVTEEQPHAMLIPMEYFLMGYGLYRPSQINCSPRSPLNPFCISPELLSPESMGVKLKPIKTRANLKA, from the exons ATGCCAAGGTGGGGAAGCAAGCAAGCGGCGGCCGGAGCATCCTGGAGAGAGGAAGAAGGggtggtagtaggtgaaaccggaGGCGgcaggagagggagagggagcgaGAGCAGAGGCCACGCCAGCTTGACAGCAAAGCCCGTGCGctcggctgctgctgcggcggcgggcaTGGGCGACTCTGGCGGCTCCGTTGTGTCGGTGGACGTCGAGCGCATCTCCTTCGGCGGCAAG GAACATCATATACAAACCAACCATGGATCTGTATCTGTTGCCATACACGGTGACCATGATAAGCCTGCTCTTATTACTTACCCAGATATTGCTTTGAACC ATATGTCTTGCTTCCAAGGACTACTCTTCTGTCCTGAAGCAGCTTCATTGCTGCTTCATAATTTTTGCATTTACCATATCAGCCCCCCAGGACATGAG TTGGGAGCTGCTCCGATTTTGTCGAGCACACCTGTGGCATCTGTTGATGACTTAGCAGATCAAATCGCAGATGTACTTGATTTCTTTGG ACTGGATTCAGTTATGTGCTTAGGTGTCACTGCGGGCGCATACATTCTTACTCTCTTTGCA ACAAAGTATAGAGAGCGAGTACTAGGACTTATTCTCGTTTCACCTCTATGTAAAGCTCCCTCATGGTCTGAGTGGTTTTATAATAAG GTAATGTCAAATTTACTATATTATTATGGCATGTGCAATGTCGTGAAGGATATTTTGTTGCAGCGCTACTTTGGAAAG GGAGTACGTGGAGGCTCAACTGAACCCGAATCAGATATTGTGCAGGCTTGTAGAAGC TTTCTAGATCAACGGCAGTGCATGAATGTGTGGAGATTTATCCAAACTATCAATGA GAGAAAAGACTTGACAGAGAACCTGAAGCAACTACAATGCAGAACACTAATTTTTGTTGGTGAGAATTCCCAGTTCCATGCTGAAGCTGTTCACATGACTGCAAAGCTTGATAGGCGATATAGCGCTCTTGTGGAG GTACAAGCTTGTGGTTCGGTTGTGACAGAGGAGCAACCTCATGCAATGCTGATACCGATGGAGTACTTCCTCATGGGATATGGACTGTACAGGCCAAGCCAGATAAACTGTAGCCCTCGCAGCCCTCTGAATCCGTTTTGCATATCACCGGAGCTCCTCTCTCCTGAGAGCATGGGGGTTAAACTAAAGCCAATCAAGACACGAGCCAACCTCAAAGCATAG